In a single window of the Microbacterium sp. SL75 genome:
- the mtrB gene encoding MtrAB system histidine kinase MtrB has protein sequence MTGAVRTLPRQRVRGWRDWRVVRDRLATLWRRSLRFRTIVLTVTLTAVTILVTCVAMALVIQNELFTARKDQVLLEAQRATAAAQATLDAAVDSTDPAAAQTLMNGIATRLSQQSSSDLIALYRIGPPSPLAPQPFISPAFESGMVTDALRTQVQSSPDLQWWQSVALPADDGREVPGILVGHQLRFPAEDGVDSYELYMGYDLTSASQTLAFVQVLLWVVGLVLVLLIGAIAWFVLRSVTTPIADAAETSAKLAAGDLGVRLPVRGEDELATLNRSFNAMADSIESQIKELADLSLVQQRFVSDVSHELRTPLTTIKLAADMINDQREEFDPATGRAAELLHAQVQRFEVLLTDLLEISRYDAGSVQLELEATSLAHLAEDVILSMQQLAEGHGSDVRLVAPGGYTPVDMDARRVRRIVRNLLGNAIEHGEGRPIVVSVDSDRDAVALGVRDFGLGMLPDDVERVFDRFWRADPSRVRTIGGTGLGLSIALGDAKLHGGTLSVWSEPGRGSNFVLTLPRAGQPVSSSPLPLVPDDEQGGALEALGLTQPISTRPGVRKTT, from the coding sequence ATGACGGGCGCGGTGCGCACCCTCCCGCGGCAGCGGGTACGGGGATGGCGCGATTGGCGCGTGGTGCGCGATCGTCTGGCGACGCTGTGGCGTCGCTCGCTCCGCTTCCGCACGATCGTGCTGACGGTGACGCTCACCGCCGTGACCATCCTCGTCACCTGCGTCGCCATGGCGCTCGTGATCCAGAACGAGTTGTTCACGGCCCGCAAGGATCAGGTGCTGCTCGAGGCCCAGCGCGCCACCGCCGCAGCCCAGGCGACCCTCGACGCCGCCGTCGACTCGACCGATCCGGCCGCGGCGCAGACCCTCATGAACGGCATCGCGACGCGTCTGTCGCAGCAGTCCTCGAGCGATCTCATCGCCCTCTACCGCATCGGACCGCCCTCCCCGCTGGCTCCGCAGCCGTTCATCTCCCCGGCTTTCGAGTCCGGCATGGTCACCGACGCCCTGCGCACCCAGGTGCAGTCGAGCCCCGATCTGCAGTGGTGGCAGTCCGTGGCGCTCCCCGCCGACGACGGCCGCGAGGTGCCCGGCATCCTGGTCGGTCATCAACTGCGCTTCCCCGCGGAGGACGGGGTCGACTCGTACGAGCTCTACATGGGGTACGACCTCACGAGCGCCTCGCAGACTCTCGCCTTCGTGCAGGTGCTGCTGTGGGTGGTGGGCCTCGTGCTCGTGCTGCTGATCGGTGCGATCGCGTGGTTCGTCCTGAGATCCGTGACCACACCGATCGCGGATGCCGCCGAGACCAGCGCCAAGCTCGCGGCGGGCGATCTCGGCGTACGGCTCCCGGTGCGCGGCGAGGACGAGCTCGCCACCCTGAACCGCTCGTTCAACGCGATGGCCGACAGCATCGAGTCGCAGATCAAAGAACTCGCCGACCTCTCGCTCGTGCAGCAGCGCTTCGTCTCCGACGTGTCGCACGAGCTGCGCACACCCCTCACGACGATCAAGCTCGCCGCCGACATGATCAACGACCAGCGCGAGGAGTTCGATCCCGCGACCGGTCGCGCCGCGGAGCTGCTGCACGCGCAGGTGCAGCGATTCGAGGTGCTCCTCACCGACCTGCTCGAGATCAGCCGCTACGACGCCGGCTCCGTCCAGCTCGAGCTCGAGGCGACGAGTCTGGCCCATCTGGCCGAAGACGTCATCCTCTCGATGCAGCAGCTCGCAGAGGGGCACGGCTCCGACGTGCGCCTCGTCGCCCCGGGCGGCTACACGCCGGTCGACATGGACGCCCGACGCGTCCGCCGGATCGTCCGCAACCTTCTCGGCAATGCGATCGAGCACGGCGAGGGGCGCCCGATCGTGGTGTCGGTCGACAGTGATCGGGATGCCGTTGCCCTCGGCGTCCGCGACTTCGGCCTGGGCATGCTGCCCGACGACGTGGAGCGCGTCTTCGACCGCTTCTGGCGCGCCGACCCCTCGCGAGTGCGCACCATCGGCGGTACCGGCCTCGGTCTGTCGATCGCCCTCGGCGACGCCAAGCTGCACGGCGGTACCCTGTCGGTGTGGTCCGAGCCCGGACGCGGCTCGAACTTCGTGCTCACGCTGCCGCGAGCCGGTCAGCCGGTCAGCAGTTCGCCCCTGCCCCTCGTGCCCGACGACGAACAGGGCGGAGCCCTCGAAGCCCTGGGCCTGACGCAGCCCATCTCGACCCGGCCCGGAGTGAGGAAGACGACATGA
- a CDS encoding DUF4129 domain-containing protein has protein sequence MAAVAPLLPDPDQAREWAEQELSDPTYQAAEPNLVDRISQAVGKFLEDLLRVPENGGWGPSALVVLGIIVVALIVVALLIWGRPRLSTRASEPARALFDHDDGRSADELRTDAAAAADRGDWDDAIVLRFRAFARGLTQRGLVDPPPGATARAFARETATALPALSPLLDPATTTFDDIRYLRRPGTEERYRLVADLDAAAVRARAVPVAPR, from the coding sequence ATGGCAGCCGTCGCGCCGCTGCTTCCCGACCCCGACCAGGCCCGGGAGTGGGCCGAGCAGGAGCTCAGTGACCCCACCTACCAGGCCGCGGAGCCGAACCTGGTCGACCGTATCTCCCAGGCCGTCGGCAAGTTCCTCGAAGATCTGCTGCGCGTCCCCGAGAACGGCGGGTGGGGCCCGTCGGCTCTCGTCGTACTGGGCATCATCGTGGTCGCGCTGATCGTCGTCGCCCTGTTGATCTGGGGCCGACCGCGCCTGTCGACACGCGCCTCGGAACCGGCTCGCGCGCTGTTCGATCACGACGACGGCCGATCCGCCGACGAACTCCGCACCGATGCGGCGGCCGCGGCCGACCGCGGGGACTGGGACGACGCGATCGTGCTGCGCTTCCGCGCCTTCGCACGCGGCCTCACCCAACGCGGGCTCGTCGACCCGCCTCCCGGCGCCACGGCCCGCGCGTTCGCACGCGAGACGGCGACAGCGCTGCCCGCGCTCAGCCCGCTGCTCGATCCGGCCACGACGACGTTCGACGACATCCGGTATCTGCGCCGCCCCGGCACCGAGGAGCGCTACCGGCTGGTCGCCGATCTCGACGCCGCCGCCGTTCGCGCGCGCGCCGTACCGGTGGCTCCCCGATGA
- a CDS encoding ComF family protein encodes MSLHAALTRSFRDALTFWLPVSCAGCGVVDSDLCRGCRDALNARRIRRPIQPGLSVTSVLVFEGVAARVIRAIKEEGRTSLARELAPALDELLRLSVPAGAVLTTVPGTRAAFRRRGFRPLDVLMRRAGWRHERLLRVARATDDQRGLGRRARRENVGGAFVSRPIAGGTVVVLDDVVTTGATLAEAARALRAAGADEVVVVALADTPRRRSFEGESRVIET; translated from the coding sequence ATGTCGCTTCACGCTGCGCTCACCCGCTCCTTCCGCGATGCCCTGACGTTCTGGTTGCCCGTCTCCTGCGCGGGCTGCGGCGTCGTCGATTCGGACCTGTGTCGCGGATGCCGTGACGCCCTGAACGCCAGGCGGATCCGGCGCCCCATTCAGCCGGGCCTGTCCGTGACGAGCGTCCTCGTCTTCGAGGGCGTGGCGGCCCGCGTCATCCGCGCGATCAAGGAGGAGGGTCGCACCTCTCTCGCCCGCGAGCTCGCCCCGGCGCTCGATGAGCTGCTGCGCCTGTCGGTGCCCGCCGGTGCCGTTCTCACCACCGTCCCGGGCACGCGCGCGGCATTCCGCCGTCGCGGGTTCCGACCGCTCGACGTGCTGATGCGCCGCGCGGGGTGGAGGCACGAGCGGCTGCTGCGGGTGGCCCGTGCCACCGACGACCAGAGGGGTCTCGGACGCCGCGCGCGACGAGAGAACGTCGGGGGAGCGTTCGTGAGCCGACCGATCGCGGGCGGCACGGTCGTGGTCCTCGACGACGTCGTCACCACGGGGGCGACCTTGGCCGAGGCGGCGCGCGCCCTCCGTGCCGCGGGAGCCGACGAGGTCGTCGTCGTAGCGCTGGCGGACACGCCGCGTCGAAGGAGCTTCGAAGGTGAATCCCGGGTGATTGAGACGTGA
- a CDS encoding GerMN domain-containing protein, which translates to MRRALALVSLALVLALTACTGLPTSGYVNPGRGPQVDDTQAFAFVPDGPQDDASPAEIVEGFLRAGSGPADDWATAKLFLASGTQWDPRARVTIDRLADRRAVANAVGTGVTVSLTTVAGVDADGAYAPTASGTAESLSFTLARIDDQWRITSAPDGVVLYEEVFPTVYQSASIAYFDPTWSFIVPDVRWFPRALVASRVATALVDGQPSAWLAGAVKTAFPDELSLVGRSVTLSSSGVAQVQLPRTALSLDRTTLDRMQTQLSKSLVTAGISEVQMTVEGTPVPASEVSVRVTRVDPSPAVLTTAGVFGALAGDTVETLGGLSDAIESLAPASVELEADRSLAAVRTQQGSVASALADGRTFLLDDRPGLIAPTIDAEGAIWSVPSSAPTQLRAISAEGVPRNVGNAWPDASEISAMQISRDGTRVAAIVTVSGTREVWVAGIEREGGAVDLGVPHVLSFSQQGAFELAWLDDTTVGVLADVDGAGRLRELNVGGRGTEAAAPDGATTLAAGSTSVRVLDNAGRLYSRRGSSWTLVATDIRVLAAQQGTTS; encoded by the coding sequence ATGAGACGCGCCCTCGCCCTCGTCAGCCTCGCCCTGGTGCTCGCGCTGACCGCGTGCACGGGTCTGCCGACCTCCGGCTACGTCAATCCCGGGCGCGGCCCGCAGGTCGACGACACCCAGGCCTTCGCCTTCGTCCCCGACGGACCGCAGGACGACGCCTCTCCCGCTGAGATCGTGGAGGGGTTCCTGCGCGCCGGTTCCGGCCCCGCCGACGACTGGGCTACGGCGAAGCTCTTCCTGGCGTCCGGGACGCAGTGGGACCCCCGCGCCCGCGTCACCATCGACCGCCTCGCCGATCGCCGCGCCGTCGCGAACGCCGTCGGCACCGGCGTCACCGTCTCGCTCACCACGGTGGCGGGGGTGGATGCCGACGGCGCCTACGCCCCGACGGCCTCGGGCACCGCGGAGTCGCTGTCGTTCACCCTCGCGCGCATCGACGACCAGTGGCGCATCACCTCGGCTCCCGACGGGGTCGTGCTGTACGAGGAGGTGTTCCCGACCGTCTACCAGTCGGCATCCATCGCGTACTTCGACCCCACGTGGAGCTTCATCGTGCCCGACGTCCGCTGGTTCCCCCGGGCGCTCGTGGCCAGCCGCGTGGCGACGGCCCTCGTCGACGGCCAGCCCAGCGCGTGGCTCGCCGGTGCGGTCAAGACGGCGTTCCCCGACGAGCTCTCCCTCGTGGGCCGTTCGGTGACGCTGTCCTCGAGCGGCGTCGCCCAGGTGCAGTTGCCGCGCACCGCGCTGAGTCTGGATCGCACGACGCTCGACCGGATGCAGACGCAATTGTCCAAGAGTCTGGTCACGGCCGGTATCAGCGAGGTCCAGATGACGGTGGAGGGTACCCCGGTACCCGCCTCCGAGGTGTCGGTGCGCGTCACCCGGGTCGATCCTTCTCCCGCGGTGCTCACCACCGCCGGCGTGTTCGGTGCGCTCGCCGGAGACACGGTCGAAACCCTCGGCGGGCTGTCCGATGCGATCGAGTCGCTCGCGCCGGCCTCGGTCGAGCTCGAGGCCGACCGGAGCCTCGCGGCTGTCCGTACTCAGCAGGGGAGCGTGGCGAGTGCACTGGCCGACGGACGCACGTTCCTGCTGGACGACCGCCCCGGGTTGATTGCCCCCACGATCGACGCCGAGGGCGCGATCTGGAGCGTGCCCAGCTCCGCGCCGACGCAACTGCGTGCCATCTCCGCCGAGGGCGTTCCGCGCAACGTCGGCAACGCCTGGCCCGACGCCTCCGAGATCAGCGCGATGCAGATCTCGCGCGACGGGACGCGGGTGGCGGCGATCGTCACGGTCTCGGGTACGCGCGAGGTATGGGTCGCCGGCATCGAGCGCGAGGGCGGCGCGGTCGACCTCGGCGTCCCGCACGTGCTGTCGTTCTCTCAGCAGGGCGCTTTCGAGCTGGCCTGGCTCGACGACACCACGGTGGGAGTCCTCGCCGACGTCGACGGCGCCGGCCGCCTGCGCGAGCTCAACGTCGGCGGGCGAGGAACCGAGGCCGCGGCTCCCGACGGCGCCACCACCCTCGCCGCGGGGAGCACGAGTGTGCGTGTGCTCGACAACGCCGGTCGCCTCTACAGCCGGCGCGGAAGCTCGTGGACGCTGGTGGCCACCGATATCCGCGTGCTCGCCGCCCAGCAGGGCACCACCTCCTGA
- the hpf gene encoding ribosome hibernation-promoting factor, HPF/YfiA family produces MDTNIVGVGVGITDRFRSVVEEKVSRIEHLAPRAQALEVKVTHRSYRNGRLEDDTVELTLDGKGPVVRAEATDTDKFAALDLAVDKISEQVRRAKDKRIDARNHPRGAKFEKGTGELSGIDVEPASVEVLRAVATGSIPVQEAGAEEEDYSPVVIRQKEFGPEWMTVEDAVDRMELVGHDFFLFIDARTDHPSVVYRRKGWDYGVIALATQAAPAVEVAS; encoded by the coding sequence ATGGACACCAACATCGTCGGAGTGGGAGTCGGTATCACCGACCGTTTTCGCTCGGTCGTCGAAGAGAAGGTCAGCCGCATCGAGCACCTCGCGCCTCGCGCTCAGGCGCTCGAGGTCAAGGTGACTCATCGCTCCTATCGCAACGGTCGTCTGGAGGACGACACGGTCGAGCTCACCCTCGACGGCAAGGGCCCGGTCGTTCGTGCGGAGGCGACCGACACCGACAAGTTCGCGGCCCTCGATCTCGCGGTCGACAAGATCTCCGAACAGGTGCGTCGCGCCAAGGACAAGCGCATCGACGCCCGCAACCACCCCCGCGGTGCGAAGTTCGAGAAGGGCACCGGCGAGCTCTCGGGTATCGACGTCGAGCCCGCCTCCGTCGAGGTGCTGCGCGCCGTCGCGACCGGTTCGATCCCCGTGCAAGAGGCCGGGGCCGAAGAAGAGGACTACTCGCCCGTCGTCATCCGCCAGAAGGAGTTCGGTCCCGAGTGGATGACGGTCGAAGACGCCGTCGACCGCATGGAGCTCGTCGGCCACGACTTCTTCCTCTTCATCGACGCCCGCACCGACCACCCGAGCGTCGTCTACCGACGCAAGGGCTGGGACTACGGTGTGATCGCCCTCGCGACCCAGGCGGCACCCGCCGTCGAGGTCGCATCCTGA
- a CDS encoding glycerophosphoryl diester phosphodiesterase membrane domain-containing protein, with translation MTAYPAWTPASRPGIVPLHPFGFGTILGRSFVALRHNPKVLLGFALAVQAVAYIIVTAAIAGVAIASFSRLDTVAYGSDDYDAILAGSVALTAVAALVLGILSGVLGVVVQGIVVAEVAHAVVAEKPSLRAVWARVRPVFWRLVGYSALTVGAVVILVGVLAGIVALLVIAATWVGALVGVLFFLALIPLYLWLTPKLFLVPSVIILERAPVFRSIARSWQLTRGRFWSTLGVVVVISFAFGVVAQIISLPLSLFAGFVPSIVAPTGESGAGAVVGVIVLQVVGQFGILLVQCIALVVQSTSAVLVYIDARMRVEGLDHDLQSYVEARDSGTTELSDPYLVGVGRIVERPAPVPYGAPPAFAGYGPPSGNAGYGAPAGYGAPAAGGYGAVPQGSATPQQQPAPGYGPPPPRPHRRPRRMPRPPRTRSPPPRPPRCRRSPPRHRPRLPLRIGRRRRGPPPARTATRDPHGHGSRRAAASRPRPGPGVGRAGAQ, from the coding sequence ATGACCGCGTACCCGGCTTGGACTCCGGCATCACGCCCGGGGATCGTTCCGCTGCACCCCTTCGGGTTCGGCACGATCCTGGGCCGATCGTTCGTCGCTCTCCGGCACAATCCGAAGGTGCTGCTGGGCTTCGCCCTCGCGGTGCAGGCCGTGGCGTACATCATCGTGACGGCGGCGATCGCCGGGGTGGCCATCGCCAGCTTCTCCCGGCTCGACACCGTTGCTTACGGCAGCGACGACTACGACGCGATCCTCGCGGGCTCGGTCGCCCTCACCGCCGTCGCGGCTCTCGTGCTCGGCATCCTCTCCGGGGTGCTGGGGGTCGTCGTGCAGGGCATCGTCGTCGCCGAGGTCGCGCACGCGGTGGTCGCCGAGAAGCCGTCCCTCCGGGCCGTCTGGGCGCGGGTGCGCCCGGTGTTCTGGCGCCTGGTCGGCTACAGCGCACTCACGGTCGGCGCGGTGGTGATCCTCGTCGGGGTGCTCGCGGGGATCGTGGCGTTGCTGGTCATCGCCGCGACCTGGGTCGGCGCCCTCGTCGGCGTGCTGTTCTTCCTGGCGCTCATCCCGCTCTATCTCTGGTTGACGCCCAAGCTGTTCCTCGTCCCCTCCGTCATCATCCTCGAGCGGGCACCCGTCTTCCGCTCGATCGCACGGTCGTGGCAGTTGACCCGTGGACGCTTCTGGTCGACGCTCGGCGTCGTCGTGGTCATCTCCTTCGCCTTCGGCGTCGTCGCTCAGATCATCTCGCTTCCCCTCAGCCTCTTCGCCGGCTTCGTGCCGTCGATCGTCGCCCCCACCGGCGAGAGCGGCGCCGGCGCCGTCGTCGGCGTCATCGTCCTGCAGGTCGTCGGGCAGTTCGGCATCCTGCTCGTGCAGTGCATCGCTCTCGTGGTGCAGTCCACCTCCGCCGTGCTCGTCTACATCGACGCCCGCATGCGCGTCGAGGGCCTCGACCACGACCTGCAGTCGTACGTCGAGGCGCGCGATTCCGGCACCACCGAGCTGAGCGACCCGTATCTCGTGGGCGTCGGCCGCATCGTCGAGCGCCCTGCCCCGGTGCCCTACGGGGCTCCCCCGGCGTTCGCGGGCTACGGGCCGCCGTCGGGGAACGCCGGGTACGGCGCACCGGCAGGGTACGGCGCCCCCGCGGCGGGAGGGTACGGTGCGGTGCCGCAGGGCTCCGCGACCCCCCAGCAGCAGCCCGCCCCGGGCTACGGCCCCCCGCCCCCGCGGCCGCATCGGCGACCCCGCCGTATGCCGCGCCCGCCCCGCACACGTTCCCCGCCCCCACGGCCCCCGCGGTGTCGCAGGAGTCCCCCGCGGCACCGCCCGCGCCTCCCGCTCCGGATCGGGCGCAGACGACGTGGGCCGCCCCCGGCTCGAACGGCGACGCGTGATCCTCACGGCCATGGCAGCCGTCGCGCCGCTGCTTCCCGACCCCGACCAGGCCCGGGAGTGGGCCGAGCAGGAGCTCAGTGA